A portion of the Lathamus discolor isolate bLatDis1 chromosome 5, bLatDis1.hap1, whole genome shotgun sequence genome contains these proteins:
- the SLC3A1 gene encoding amino acid transporter heavy chain SLC3A1 — MVEEEAKSLPMELSEKRGVENNGFVQNEAVDDKGTNSSTQEEVPKACSVDVDAAATEEPVLKPYAGMPKEVLLKFSSQAQYRVTREILFWLIIATAVLLVCATIAIIALSPKCLDWWQAGPIYQIYPRSFKDSDMDGNGDLKGIQEKLDHITYLNIKTIWITSFYKSPLKDLGYGAEDFYDIDPMFGSMSDFENLLAAIHDRGLKVIMDLIPNHTSDKHQWFQLSRNRTGKYTDYYIWQDCGQAAGSVTPPNNWVSVYGDSSWQFDEVREQCYFHQFGKEQPDLNFRNLAVQQEIHDIIKFWLGKGIDGFSFSAVKYLLEAKHLRDEPLVNKSQNPENITAYSQLYHDYTTTQVGMHDIIRSFRHTMNQFSNEPGRYRFLGSDGDDKEDMEATMTYYGTTFVQEADFPFNFNLINMKNLSGNSIFEAVNLWMKNMPAGKWPNWVVGSPNAARLSSRIGKEYVNVMNMLLLTLPGTPVTYYGEEIGMENIASGSVTFPEKSPMQWDGKVNAGFTEGNSSWLPVNPDYQSVNVEIQMTWSNSTLNLYRELTSLRNNELPLHRGWMCYIWNDSNVFVYVRELDGLDRVFLMVLNFGQASTIDLKAVVPNLPPKATIRLSTNFSDAGKAVNTKQIKTEMGEGLILEYKTAKPVHTMKAFQTNCFVAEKACYSSAFNLLYATC; from the exons ATGGTTGAGGAGGAAGCGAAGAGCTTACCTATGGAGCTGAGTGAGAAGAGGGGTGTGGAGAACAACGGGTTTGTTCAAAATGAGGCTGTTGATGACAAGGGGACCAACTCCAGTACCCAAGAAGAAGTGCCAAAAGCGTGCAGTGTTGATGTGGATGCAGCAGCTACAGAGGAGCCGGTGCTGAAGCCCTATGCAGGGATGCCGAAGGAAGTGTTGCTCAAGTTCTCCAGCCAAGCCCAGTACAGAGTCACCAGGGAGATACTTTTCTGGCTCATaattgccactgctgtcctgctCGTATGCGCCACGATTGCCATTATTGCTCTCTCTCCAAAGTGCCTTGACTGGTGGCAGGCTGGTCCTATTTACCAGATCTATCCTCGTTCCTTCAAGGACAGCGACatggatgggaatggggatcTGAAAG GTATCCAAGAAAAACTGGACCACATTACGTATTTGAATATAAAAACTATCTGGATCACCTCTTTCTATAAGTCCCCCTTAAAAGACCTTGGGTATGGTGCTGAAGACTTCTATGATATTGATCCCATGTTTGGATCAATGAGCGATTTTGAGAACCTGCTTGCAGCCATCCATGACAGAG GGCTAAAAGTGATCATGGATTTAATACCAAACCACACCAGCGACAAACACCAGTGGTTCCAGCTGAGTCGCAATCGCACTGGCAAGTACACGGACTACTACATCTGGCAGGACTGCGGCCAGGCTGCGGGTTCTGTCACTCCTCCAAACAACTGG GTGAGTGTCTATGGGGATTCCAGCTGGCAATTTGACGAAGTGAGGGAGCAGTGTTATTTTCATCAGTTTGGGAAAGAACAGCCGGACTTAAACTTCCGCAACCTCGCTGTCCAACAAGAAATCCAT GACATCATCAAGTTTTGGCTCGGCAAAGGGATTGATGGATTTAGTTTCAGCGCTGTGAAGTATCTTCTAGAAGCAAAGCATCTCCGAGATGAGCCTCTAGTGAACAAGTCCCAGAATCCA GAGAACATCACTGCCTATTCCCAACTCTACCACGACTACACGACCACACAAGTTGGCATGCACGATATCATCCGTAGCTTCCGTCACACTATGAATCAGTTCAGCAATGAACCTGGCCGATACAG ATTTCTGGGTTCTGATGGTGATGACAAGGAAGACATGGAAGCAACAATGACGTATTATGGAACAACTTTTGTCCAAGAAGcagattttcctttcaatttcaACCTAATTAACATGAAAAATCTATCAGGCAACAGTATTTTTGAAGCTGTCAATTTGTGGATGAAAAACATGCCTGCAGGAAAATGGCCAAACTGGGTG GTTGGAAGCCCTAACGCTGCTCGGCTTTCATCTCGGATTGGGAAAGAGTATGTCAATGTTATGAACATGCTGCTTTTAACACTCCCTGGTACTCCAGTGACTTACTACGGTGAAGAAATCGGCATGGAGAACATCGCATCAGGAAGT GTGACCTTTCCAGAGAAATCCCCCATGCAGTGGGATGGCAAAGTTAATGCTGGTTTTACTGAGGGCAATAGCAGCTGGTTACCTGTTAACCCTGACTACCAAAGTGTCAATGTTGAA ATCCAGATGACCTGGTCCAACTCAACCCTGAATTTGTACAGAGAGCTAACTTCACTTCGCAACAATGAGCTCCCCCTCCATCGGGGCTGGATGTGCTACATctggaatgacagcaatgtttttgtgTATGTGAGGGAACTGGATGGGTTAGACAGAGTCTTTCTGATGGTTCTCAATTTTGGGCAGGCATCAACAATTGACCTGAAAGCTGTTGTTCCTAATCTTCCCCCTAAAGCTACTATAAGACTAAGTACTAATTTTAGCGATGCTGGTAAAGCTGTCAAtaccaaacaaattaaaactgaaatgggAGAAGGCCTCATCCTTGAATATAAAACAGCAAAGCCTGTTCATACTATGAAAGCTTTTCAAACAAATTGTTTTGTGGCAGAAAAAGCTTGTTATTCCAGTGCCTTCAATTTACTCTATGCAACCTGTTAA